The stretch of DNA GCATTGGGAACAGCAGAATCCAGCGGGATATGTGATTAGCTTAATGACTAATCCACTGATTCGTCTAGGCCACAAAATAATTCCCAATGTTTCAGGATTTGATTTTGCACCCTACATTATGATGGTGATGATCAAAGTCATTACTTTGTTCATTAGTGCGTCCATGCCATTACCTTTAGTGTAGTGCAGTATGCCGATGCACAGGGAAGTGCATGCTTAATCAGCTGAACTGACTTATTGCCGGAGCTTCATCCATCTGCTGATCATGGTCAACCTCCACTTCTGGCGAATCATCTGCAGCTTGTGCTTTCTTAAACAATTGCAATTCCTGCTTGATGCTAATCGTGCTGGCCACCGACTCTGATTTCATGGTAAAGACAAGCGGGAGCTTAAAAAATTGACAGACAGCATTAAGAAAGCCTCTGAACCCCTCAGTGCGTTTAATCGATGCAGAGGTATCGGCCACGGCGCTCACTGCTTGCTGGATCTTGCTTTGTTTGTCCGTGGCATCACTTAGTATAATGGATGATAGCTTATTATATAAATCGATAAGTATATTTTTCTCTTCCCCTCGCAATGTTTTGCTGCTATGTACAGCGGCCACCTGACTATTCAAATAGTTCAAATCTTTCGCCTGACTATTATCCTGACCAAGATCTTTTGCAATTCTTTCCCAGACTGCCAATTCGCTTCTGGTAATGGGAATATTGGTTTCTTTGATAGGCTTACCCGTATCCACAATATCTTTCAAATTTTTCGTTCGGGTAAGAATGGCATTGAAAAACTCAACCTCTTCTGCATTCCTGTTTTCTTTTAATAGCGCCTCTATGCCTTGAATAATCTGCTTAAGTTCATCTCTTCCAGTACTGGCCGGTATTATGATACAAAGACCAGAGTTTTCTGCCAAGAGCTGATCATAACGAGTGATAGTATTACCGGCAGCCTTGAGCGCATTCGTATAATTCTCTAACATCTGCTCATTAGTTCCTTTATGCAGCTCATATTCCTCAGGACTGAGCCTTCCTTCTGCAAGTTCTGTGTCCAGACCACCATTCAGATCGTCTTCCACATTGCTCAGAGAATCCTGGATACCCTCTTTTAATTCAACTACTTTTTTACGTTTACCGGTAATTTCCTTACTTATTTCGTCAGGATTTTCAATTTTAATGATTAGAGCCATGACAACCTCAACTACATACATACTTTCTATAAGTATAAAAAAGAATTCTGAAGCTTTTATTAACAAGTCCCTGAATAAAACATTTTTTATACCGGCAGATTAAATCCCTTTTTTTTCTTCACAGGGTATATACTGATTATGAGGGAACTTGAGGAGGCTGAAATGGCCGGAAAAATTGCAGTAGCTGTAGGAACCGTTATTTTCCCCTGTATTCTCTGGGCAGCCGATTCGGTATATTGCCCGCAGAATCACGGGTATATCAATGTGGGGATGACTCAGGACCAGGTTATCGCAGCCTGTGGGCAACCATTAAGTCAGCAAAACTCTAACAAGCCTCTAATGCAGAAAATTCCTGCGCAACAGCTTTATTACAACAATGAAGGAGCTCCAACCGCCTTTTATGGTGTATGGAAGCTGCCTATCGGAAACAGCAATTACGGCAGCGCGCCCTTTCAGGGGACTGCGGGTGGGGTGCAATTGCAAGTAGACGTTGTCAATAATCAGGTTCATGACATTGTTCTGAATGGCAACTCCACTAATGCTTTTTCTATTTGCGGAGGCACCAGCATCCAGGCAGGTGATCCGGTCGGCAAAGTATATGGTGCTTGTGGAAGCCCCTCCATCGTTAACAATACCTTTATCGAAGTGCCTGTACAAAGTCAGACTAAACCGCAGATTTGGACCTATCAGCCATCCCAGTATGGCCCGCCCATGTCCTTGACATTTGTCGACGGCAAACTACAATCCATCGATTAATTCTTCCAAAGGTTTATAAATGAGTGAAACAATTGATGATTTGACTATTGCTTTTAGCGAAAATGGCACAGAAACTACCAAAGAACTGGATAAGTATGTGTTAACCAAAGGGGCCTGGACCACCATTATGTTTAAATATCAGGATTGGGATAATGCAAAAAACGATTTCGGCCCAATCAAATATTCCATAAGACGATATCAGAAAAGGAATAATCAA from Legionella quinlivanii encodes:
- a CDS encoding DUF2845 domain-containing protein, with amino-acid sequence MAGKIAVAVGTVIFPCILWAADSVYCPQNHGYINVGMTQDQVIAACGQPLSQQNSNKPLMQKIPAQQLYYNNEGAPTAFYGVWKLPIGNSNYGSAPFQGTAGGVQLQVDVVNNQVHDIVLNGNSTNAFSICGGTSIQAGDPVGKVYGACGSPSIVNNTFIEVPVQSQTKPQIWTYQPSQYGPPMSLTFVDGKLQSID